The DNA region ACAGCCCACAGAACAGAGACAGATCAGGGAATTCATCCAAACAACACAGGGCAAGAAGAGGAGGGGAAatggagaagaagagaagggaATAAAGGAGGGAGATGGTTcctgaaatggaaaaacaagCTATAAAGTATCATTCTTTGAATATGAACAAGATGCAATTCAGTTGGAACATCCATAACAATAcgattaatataaaaacaaatgtttaaaatgagatcatctttagaagaaaacaaaatgttccatTACTCCTGAAAGCTGTGGTCTACAAATAAACCATTTTACGGCAAACCTCTGAAAATGGTGAATAAAGTTAAAGCGTTAAATCATTCTAGGTTCCCATGATGTTTTCACCTTAGATAAACAACTAGAAGAAATTAGCTCTCGGCTTTTACCTTCCACTCGAGCCTCCAGATATTTGTTGACCTCAGCTTCTCTCCTCACAGCTTCCTCGGATACTTTGGGAGCATTGGGCAAACACACTAAAACAATACTCATGTTATCTCGACTTCCCTAGATGGATGACAGGTGGAGGGGAAACAAAACACTGTATTAATATTGAGCACATTCAGAAAAGGCCCAATAACACAGAGCAATTCACAATTTCCAAAATTGTGAATTGTTAACTCGAGAGCGAGAGCTGCTTTTAGTTTGAAGAAGCAGCTTTAGTTTTAGAGGCCATGTTTTGCCTTTCTGCTCATGTATCTGATCTAGTCCTTTAGCAAGTTCAGACTTGGACTTCGTTTTCCCCCTTAGAGAACGTTCTTATCGTAGTACCAAATCGTTTCTACAGAGAAACTTTCACTGGAGAaggaaatattacaaaaagtTAAAGGGGCTTTGAGTCAATGGTCCAGAGCAAGAGAGAAGAGGTGAAGAAGTGTGAGCAAGCAGGTAGGAATGGGTGAAAAAAGGGTatcagcaaaaatgaaaagaatgacGAAAAGCCAATTGAGAAGGACAGGATATGCCACCTTTTCATTTAGAAAGTGGTGGCATCAGATTCGTTCTCAAGAATTAGAACGTTAATGGAAATTATCTCACCAGAAccttaataaatctaaaataataatttgttgtcCAGGAGACTAATACAAGTGCAAATTGCATACAACAAATACATCAGCTAATATTACATGTGTATGCTAGGATATGCTATGGACTGTTGCATTTGTATCAGAAACCAATTTTAAAGTAAGAAAGGAAGTCATTCTTGagttgaaacactgagttaCTTTAAAAGTGAAGGAATATCTGCTGCTTTTAAACATCATCTGGCAGTATTCTGAGAACCCGATGAACAAGACAGAGTGACAGATGAGATATGAAGGATTTAAGATCCTATGATGCCTTCATGATATATTTCTTGTCAAAGCCAAGAGTCTTGTGAAGTGTTATCAAGTTGCTGTCAGGATGGAATTGCTTTTTGCAAAGTAAATGTGAGCTATTATTCAGTCTCTGATGTGAGGAAAGGTGGTTAAAGCTTGAAAGCTTTCATCCATGTCtgaggctcttattttgaaataagagGAACTAGTACCCAACTCCTACGGCCAGCTTTCTGAAATGACTGACAACATTCAGCTACAAAAATCCTGTAAATTGTGTGGCTGGTTTTTGCTgcaagaggaaaataaatagctACGTGTgtatttaacagttttcttaAATAGTGTGGACTGAAGATCACAAGACGAGATTAATGAAACCTTTACTGTTTTAGTGAATATACAAAATGAGAGATTTGCACAAAGACAACCTGATAATTGggcacaaatatgaaaatatgtggACCAGTCAAACTGGGTCTTAATGCTACACATAATCTTTAACAGGGTCTGATTGCCAAACTGTATGTACACACGTTTCCTTTTGGGTTTGTAGTTTGCGTCCAAAAACATTCTCTAAAGCTCATCTTCTTGTGAGTCCAGTGTAATGCATCAGCTTGTAtcataattaaaataacatCCGTAAACAATGTGGCCGCATATAACCACTAGACTCGCATCTCTTTTGTGCATTTCTATTAATGTTCAATAGTTTAAAGACTTCCACCCCATCAAGGCGGTGCTGAAAAACTAATGTCCACGTACCTTGTGCAGGCAGGTATCCACCACTTCGTTACAGACTCTCTCCAGGTCATCACACACCTCTAGTCTAGATTTCACAAATTCACACAATTCCTCATTGGACATGACATCCCAGATGCCATCACAAGCCAGAATAATGAACTGATCTTGTTCCGGCGCCCGAACCATCACGTACACTTCCGGTTCAGGGCTAACCAGCTGCTCCGTGGGGCCCTTGCCATCCACGCACTTGTAATCATAGTCCCCCAAGGCTCTCGAGACCGCCAAGGACCCATTAACTCTCTGGATCATCACAGAGCCTCCCGCGTTCTGGATGCGCTCCCTCTCGCGGGGGTTGCAAGGCTTGTGGTCGAGCGTAGAGAAGCACACCTGCGAGTTGCGGTACAGAACGGCTCGGGAATCCCCGCagttaataaagaaaaagtgcTCCGGCGACAGGAGAATCCCCACCGCCGTTGAGCCACTGCGGTCCATGCCGTTCCGGAGGTCGGAGAAGCTGCGCATGTGCTCGTCGATCCTCAGGAAACCCGTGCGGATCCCAGCTTTCACGGCCCCCACAgcgggaggaggaagagcttGAGTGTCAGTGCTGCAACCATCTGGTCCGACTTGCAAGCCTTGTTTGCCACCAGTGCCTACGCTCGCAAGAATGATGTGTTCGAGAAGGTGCTTCGAGCAGTAGGTGGCGACCCTGGATCCAGCGTGGCCGTCGTACACGGCGAAGAAAGACCAATCGGTCATGCCGGGAGCCTGAAGCCCCAGCACAGCCGTGTGAGCGTCCTCCATCTCCACCCGCCAGCCCTGCATGGAGCTCAACCCGTAGCGCAGTCCGTTCCCCTCGCCATGAGAGTTGTGCTTCTCCGTTTTGGGTTTGTCCAGAAACGCCCCCATGCCTCGGCCTTAGACAGACGGAGCCCCTGCTTCCTGTGGCGGAGACACAAAGAGAAGCAAGGAACATGAAATGAAATGCTAATAACTGGccattttgacaaatatttggACATTAGTTATTATATTCTTTATGACAAGGTTGCAATCATGAGTAAAAAGACgtaaaacaacaaagagaacAAAGAAGTTTAGTtgaaaatatcaattattttgtatacattttaaaagttctcttcagttcagattttttatatttaatcaaatcttGACCATGGCCCAAtatcttacaaaaaaatctcGGTCACACATAtttatctttaattaaaaagaatatgATGCTGAAAGTATTTACAGATGCAACTAGAAATTATCTGGTCACCAGAATCAAAGACTTTCCTGCTGGATGATATCATAAATCCTACTTTTCTCTAGTTAGTGAACATTTATACCAGATACCAAACTCTGTAGAGCAGATGCTATTACTGAATGAAGACGACTCAACCTGGGCATTTTCAGTATCAATCAGGcattaaaatatgaattcaGAAAGAAAGACTGGCATGAAGTtagtttaaaggaaaatttattttacacaacatTCAGTCAGGATaattaaaaaagggaaagagaGACTTTTAGTACATAGCAGGAAGACTGAACACATTACAGCAATACCAAGCTCAGTTTAGTCACCCGAATTCAACTCCAAAGACATTTTGGAACAAGCTAAATCGGATTTCAAAAATGTCCAGCAGTAAATGCAAGCTTCCCCTCAGGAATGTCCTCAAATGGCAAAAAGGGAAATGCAAAGAAATCTCCTGAAAAAGTCTCCATCAAAAAGTCTAcacagttattattattataggaATCAGACAACCAAAGCCATCAGACATCTGTCTGGACTTTGCTAATTTAGAATAGTTTCCCTCAGAATGAAAACAGTACAATCCccaaaagcaaacatttgtcACAGAAGTaaacatatttcagtttgtttatgctTAACTATATTAAAAAGTTCTAAATTTCCTTCCCTCCTCCCCCAATTGAACAGAATTAGCAATTATATAATCTGCATCCATGATCCCAGATGATGGCCTAAAACTCTGCACCCTTGTGCAACAAAGCCAAAAATAGCACAACGCACTTTAGTTTATACTTAAAAAGACGGAGGAGTGAGCTTAAAAGCTTCTTTGGCCAGAGAAAACTGGCAACCAAAGGCATTAACAAACTGTCCAAGAGGATGTTGTCTCCAGCAATAACTGTACCTGCATTAGCTAAATGAACAGCAGCATCAGGCTGTTTCATGGCAGATACTAATTCTGCATTGAGCCTGTACGGATCGTTTAGATAATGTGAGAGGAGAGTCTATAACTGTATTGATTGTCACAGTACTTAACTGCACCTTGGCCATTGAAATTGCCCTTTTAACATGCACGTTGCTTCTGATGACATCAATAAATGCAACTTATAAATACACTGTAGGCCTATTTGATGATCTACTCTACTAATGTCAATTGTATAGATGGAGCTAAAAGGCTGAAGGTCATGTTTTATTGAAGATGGGTAACATCCAGCTCATCTCCATTAGGAGGAAAAGTGTATTACGTTATTATTACAGCTCAAATAAAAAAGGTCGTAGTTTTATCAGCGTGCTGTGGAATCAAAGGTTGCACAACACTGCTGCTTAATCTACAGCAGTGTTGTGCAACAGAGATGCAATAGTTCTCCTAGAAGGACAACAAGATCCACTGGCTGACCTGGA from Gambusia affinis linkage group LG13, SWU_Gaff_1.0, whole genome shotgun sequence includes:
- the ppm1ba gene encoding protein phosphatase 1B isoform X1 gives rise to the protein MGAFLDKPKTEKHNSHGEGNGLRYGLSSMQGWRVEMEDAHTAVLGLQAPGMTDWSFFAVYDGHAGSRVATYCSKHLLEHIILASVGTGGKQGLQVGPDGCSTDTQALPPPAVGAVKAGIRTGFLRIDEHMRSFSDLRNGMDRSGSTAVGILLSPEHFFFINCGDSRAVLYRNSQVCFSTLDHKPCNPRERERIQNAGGSVMIQRVNGSLAVSRALGDYDYKCVDGKGPTEQLVSPEPEVYVMVRAPEQDQFIILACDGIWDVMSNEELCEFVKSRLEVCDDLERVCNEVVDTCLHKGSRDNMSIVLVCLPNAPKVSEEAVRREAEVNKYLEARVEEMLSRPREDAFPDLVTVMRNLASDSGMPPLPPGGGLASKRSVIEAVYNRLNPYKEEDGSGADLECHW
- the ppm1ba gene encoding protein phosphatase 1B isoform X2, whose amino-acid sequence is MGAFLDKPKTEKHNSHGEGNGLRYGLSSMQGWRVEMEDAHTAVLGLQAPGMTDWSFFAVYDGHAGSRVATYCSKHLLEHIILASVGTGGKQGLQVGPDGCSTDTQALPPPAVGAVKAGIRTGFLRIDEHMRSFSDLRNGMDRSGSTAVGILLSPEHFFFINCGDSRAVLYRNSQVCFSTLDHKPCNPRERERIQNAGGSVMIQRVNGSLAVSRALGDYDYKCVDGKGPTEQLVSPEPEVYVMVRAPEQDQFIILACDGIWDVMSNEELCEFVKSRLEVCDDLERVCNEVVDTCLHKGSRDNMSIVLVCLPNAPKVSEEAVRREAEVNKYLEARVEEMLSRPREDAFPDLVTVMRNLASDSGMPPLPPGGGLASKRSVIEAVYNRLNPYKEEDGPSCFI